The stretch of DNA CGGCCTCCCTTGATTGTCTCAACCTCTCATTATTCCATTTCTATTTGACAAAAATCTTTTCCGCAAGTAGAAAATATTAAGCAATATTTCGAGCGCGGGTTATTTCTGAAGGGAGAAAGATTTGGTGAGATGGGCCTGCGCTTGTTTACAACGGTAATTTTCACGATCGCAGGGCTTATTTCCGTCCCATTCAGCCGGGCCGCCGTGTGGTTTTCGAGCCTTGGCCGCCATTTTCCCGAACCCCGAAAAAACAATTTCCTATCACCTCACCTCACCTCCTCACCTAATGGGTGACACCTCTACCAGCAGGCCCCATCTGCTTTGTTATCGGCCTGCTCACATAGCGCCAGTGCAGTTCGCGGGCCTCTGCCGCGCATCTGAGGCACTGCCAACGGGTACATACCAGTTACTTATGGTACTTTTTAGCTCGCACTGTGAACGGCTACCACTTCTTGGCATGTATTATGCATGTGATTTTTGCATTGTTGCATGAATTATATAGACCTGCTGTTCCGGAAATTTTCCGCATATGAAATTCATCACAACGGGATATTTATATGGCAAGCAAGAAACACAGAATATTACAGCGCAAGATTATTTGCATGGCGTTGTTTTTTGCCATCGTGCCGCTTTCCTCTCTGGGGCTGACCATTTATTATCAGTTTCGCGTAGCCTATACTACGAGGATCATGCAAGATCTGAAGAATATGGCGGAAAACAGGCAGCACACCATTGCTATTTTTTTAAAAGAGCGTACGGCCCAGTTGTCATTGCTGGTGGACGGCTATACCTTCAACAGGCTCAAAGATCAGGAAGGCCTGGAAGAGGCGTTCTCTTCGCTCCAGAGACATTCTCGCTCTTTCGTTGACCTGGGCGTCATCGATGCCGATGGCCGACACCTGGCTTATGTGGGTCCATACAACCTCAAAAAGCAGAATTACAGGGATACGGACTGGTTTAACTTGGCGCTGGTAAACGACAAATACATCAGCGACGTCTTTATGGGGTTTCGAAAAGTCCCGCATTTTATTATTGCCGTGCGGGGATGGAGTGGAGATAAGCCGTGGATACTTCGTGCGACCATCAATTCCGAGGTCTTTGACAACATTGTCGGATCTGCCCAGGTCGGAGAAAACGGCGATGCCTTTATCATCAATAAGGAGGGTATCCTGCAGACCAAGCCTCGTTCAGGCGGGAACGTCCTGGAACAATCAGAATATTCCGGGTTGATAAAAGCCGGCTTTGGCAATCGCGTCGCGATGAAAGGTATCGGCGGTGAAAAAGCGCTCTTTGCCACAAGATGGATAAAAGACAAGACGTGGCTTCTGGTAATAAAACAGTCCCCCCAACATGAATTGCGTCCTCTCACCATAGCGCGGTTCATCAGCATCGTTGTCTTTGTGGGCGGTTTTTTTGTGATCCTGTTGTCGGGCTTTTTTATTACAAGGTTGATGATGGCCAGGTTGATTCAATCTGAACGCGAAAAGGCCGCACTGGATGACAGGCTTATTCAATCGAGCAAGATGGCTGCCTTGGGGAAACTCGCCGCCGGCATTGCTCACGAAGTGAATAATCCCCTGGCCGTCATTAAGGAAAAGGCTGGGTGGATACAAGATCTGCTTGAGGAGGAAGACGTCGCCAACAGTGTAAATTTTAAGGAATTTTCAGACAGTCTCGACAAGATCGATCGCCATGTTGAACGGGCACGAAAGGTGACGCATCGTCTTCTTGGTTTTGCCAGGCGAATGGAGCCGATGAATGAGAGAGTGAACGTTAACCGGGTGCTGGATGAAACCATCAGTTTTTTGGAAAATGAGGCCAAATTCAACAACATTGCCATTCTGACCGATTACTTTGAGGAACTGCCGGAGACCATGAGCGATTCCGCCCAACTTCAGCAGGTTTTTCTCAATATTCTTGATAATGCCATCGATGCCATTGGGAAAAATGGTGAAGTCAAGATCCAGACAACATATAATTCCGAAGAAAAATATATTGCCGTATTGTTCTTTGATAACGGTCCGGGAATTCCTGAAGAGGTGCAAAAGAAGATTTTTGATCCCTTTTACACCACCAGGGAGGTGGGCAAGGGCACTGGTCTGGGGTTATCCATAAGCTACAGTATCATGGAAAAATTGGGCGGCAGGATTTCCGTAGACAGTCAAGATGGACATGGAACGGTATTTACAATCATCCTTCCGATGAAGAAAGGATAAGGAGACGGATTCGTGCCGGAATTTAATGTGCTGGTTGTGGATGATGAGGAGGATTTCCGTGACACTCTGGTCAAACGTTTACGCAAACGAAACCTGGACGTGCAAGGGGTGGAAAGCGGACAAAAAGCCCTTGAATTGCTGGACAAGGTGCGGTTTGATGTAGTCATCCTGGACGTCAAGATGCCTGGGATAGACGGAGTGGAGACACTGCAGGAAATAAAAAGAAAAAAACCCTTGATTGAAGTGATTATGCTGACCGGGCATGGTTCCGTTGAAATGGGCATCCAGGGGATGAAACTCGGGGCATTTGAATACGTCATGAAACCTGCCGATATCGACGGCTTGATGGAAAAAATGCGGCGGGCGTGTAAAAAGAAATTCTTTCATGAGGAAAAAATTCGTCAGACCAAGGAACCATGAGCAGGCGAGGAACAGGTTTCTGACCAAGAAAACGAAAACAGAGGGTAATTATTCGTAACCGTTCACCCGGGTGAGCTAAAAGAGTACCACAACCACAGGCATTTAATCGTTTATCAGTGCCTCAGATGCGCGGCAGAGGCCTGCGAACTGGTGCTACGTGAGCAGGCCGATAACAAAGCAGATGGGGTGCTGCTGAACGATTACGATTATCCCAAGACAGCAGAGCCGCAATCAAACAACATGGAAGCATTGGAGGCGCCTGGCGCCATTTTCCTCTGCAACATTCTGTTATTGCACGATTATTTTAGCTTTTGATTGAAACATGAACACTGAAAGCGGAGCGCCGGCAAGTCTTGCACGAGGTATTGAATAATACATTTTACGAGAATATGATTGAAGGGACAACAATCCCTCTGATGGTTGTTAACGGGGCCGGCCGCATATTCTTTGCCAACAAAAGTTCCGAGGTCTTTACCGGCTATGACATCAATATGCTTCTGCAGCTTAACATCCGTGACCTCTGCGCTCCATATGAACAGGATCGTTATATCTTTTTTACCCTGCCCAAGATCAGGGAAACAACGGAAGTTGACATAGACCTGCTGAGAAATGACAGCCAGGTATTTATGGCCAGCATCTCCTTTGCCCCTTTTCAACACGAGCAAACCCCTTATCTGCTGCTCACCATGCAGGACGTGACGGCCAAACGTGTTCAGGAGGGCAAGACCCGGGCGGAGGAGGAACGATACCGCCGGCTGCTGGCGGAAAGAAATGTCCTGCAGGAACAGGTCAACCAGTCAAGCAAGCTTGCCTGTATGGGGGAACTCGCCGCCGGCGTGGCCCACGAGATCAACAATCCGCTCGGCATTATCCTCGGTTTTGTCGAGGATATGCTGAATGAAACCCCCGAGGACCACCCGCTCTTTGAAACATTAAAAATCATCGAACAGGAATCATGCCGGTGCGTTGGGGTGGTTAAGGACCTTCTCGACTTTGCCCGCCAGAAACCTCCGGAAAGGACATGCACCGACATCCGGCAACTCCTGGAAGATTCGGTCTCGCTGCTCAGCCCCCAGATCAAAAAACACAAGATACGGGTCATGAAGACCGAAGAGGAGGAACTCCCCTGTCTGGAGATTGATTCCCATCTTATCCAGCAGGTCTTTCTCAATGTCATGATCAATGCGGTCCAGGCGATGCCGGACGGCGGCAGGCTCGGGCTCGATATCAATCGTGTTGCGGAAAGGCAGCAGCAAGATGACCAATGCTTGATACGAGTAACCGTGACCGATACCGGCCACGGCATTGCCGCCAAGGAAATCGACCGTATTTTTGACCCCTTTTTTTCTACCAAGGGCAGCAAGGGAACGGGCCTGGGCCTTTCCGTCTGCAAGCGCATCATGGACGATCATTTCGGCAGAATCGCCATAGAGAACAACAAAAGCGGCGGCATCACTTGCAGTCTCTTTTTTCCTATTCATGACTGAGGGAGAAACAATGCTCGCAAAAATTCTGGTGGTGGATGACGAGCAGAACATGCTCAAACTCTTTCAGAAAATCCTCGGCAAGGAAGCCTTTACGATCAGCACCGCCGAGAGCGGCACGGAGGCCCTCGGCCTGTTGGATCAGGAGAACTTTGACCTTATTATCTCCGATATTCTCATGCCGAAGATGAGCGGCATGGAGCTGATGAAAGAGGTCAAGACCCACCATCCGGATATCCCCTTTATTGTCATAACCGCCCATGGCTCCATCGGCTCGGCGGTTGAGGCCATGAAGGCCGGTGCCTTCGACTATCTCACCAAGCCCTTCCGGAAAGATGACATTCTGCTGGTAATCAACAAGACCTTAAAATACAGCAGGCTCCATGATGAAGTCAGACGATTGCGCATGGAACTTAAGGAACGGGACTGTTTCAAGGAAATTATCGGCAACAGCAAGGCCATGGACGGCGTCTTGAAACTCATCAGCAAAATTGCCGACAGCCAGGCGACCGTCCTTATCCAGGGGGAAAGCGGCACCGGCAAGGAGTTGATCGCCAGGGCAATCCATGACCTGAGCAGCCGCAGGGATGAATCTTTTATGGGTGTGGACTGCAGCGTTCTGCCGGAGCATCTTTTACAGAGCGAACTGTTCGGACATGTCAAAGGCGCCTTCACCGGGGCGGTAAAGGAAAAAAAAGGATTGTTTTTCGCGGCCCACGGCGGCACCCTCTTCCTGGATGAAATCGGCAACATTTCGCCGGCCGTGCAGTTGAATCTGCTGCGGGTTCTCCAGGAAAAAGAGATAAAACCGGTGGGCAGCGTCACCAACATCAAGGTGGATGTGCGGGTGATTGTCGCCAGCAATGTCGATCTGCAGCAGGCTATCAGCAACGGCACCTTTCGCAAAGATCTCTATTATCGGCTGGCCGTGGTGCCCGTCAACCTTCCTCCCCTGCGAGAGAGAGCCGAAGACATCGCGCCCCTTGCCCATCACTTTATGCGCAAATATGTCAAAACCTACCAGAAGAATATCTCCGACATCACTCCAGGCGCCATGCATGCCCTCATGGCAAACCCCTGGCCCGGCAATGTGCGGGAACTTGAAAACTTCATGGAACGGGCGGTCCTTCTTAACTCGGGGCGGAGTATCGATGAGACTTCACTCTTTTTTCCCGCAACTGACGGGGATACGACCCAGCCTGGGAATGGTTTGAACTTACTCAAGAGTGCGACCCGGGACCTGATCCGAACAAAAGAAAAAAGGGCGATTGCGACCGCCTTGAGAGAGGCTGACGGCAAGAAGAACCGGGCGGCCAAACTTCTCGGCATCAGCCGCAGCACTCTGTACAGCAAGATGAAAGCTCTCGGTATAGAAAATTAATGGCGGAATTTATGGCCAGCCAAAGCCGCTTCTAAAAAATTCTCCCCAAAACCGTCCCGTCAAAAATGTCCGACATGTGTCCACTAAACAAAACACTGTCTTATTTATTGGACACAATCTGACCGGCCCCGGGTCGCCGGACCACCTTTTTTAGAATAATTCACGTTCACCGCAAGTTTTTTCCCGCGGCATCCTCGCTTTTACGAAAACTTTCACCACCACGCCGACCATAACAAACCAGGTGCGTCTTGCCAGGGTTTCGGCAGAACATGCCCGCGCCCTTATTTGATGATTTAATGAATTTTCATTCATACCTTGGCATGCTTTATGCTCTTTTTGCTATGCAGACGAGTTGACCTGCCTGGATTTGCGATGCAATACGATCACCAGGGCCGCGGGTGGAGCAGGCGCGCAAATTTAGACCTTTTGTGCGATACATTTACGTTTTAGCACCAGAAACTACCTGGCATAAACTTCGATGTTGTGGGTAGCTCGAATATGCCCCAGATGTAATTTTGAACTGTAAAGGGTCTTATTCCCGGTTCACAGGATCAGGAGTCACTCCGGTAACGGTTGCAACCGGAAGCATGAAGTTACCATGGCCAATCTAAAATGAACATTACCCCGGGCTGTTTTCAGCGGGAAAAATTCCGCAAAAAGAACAAATAGAAACAAAACCTACAGGCGAAAAGGAGGAAGGGTAAAATGGAACATGGAGTTTCTGCAACAGAGGGAGAGCATAAACTTTTTTCCCGCGAATGGTGGATCGGGGATGCGGGGCACAAGCCGCTTATCATCCTGGGGTTATTGGCGTTTTTTCTTTCAATCGTCTATGTGGTTCCGGTCCCGCAGAGCATGGTGAATCTGGCCCAGGAACAAAATGCCACGGGCGCTAAGTATTCAAGCGGCACCACGAATTATGTGGATTCCTATAAAAAGCTCATGAAGAAAAAGGAGCTGACCGCTGAGAAGATGGCCTGGCAGATGAAGCTCTGCGTGGCGGTTCTGTTCACCATCGCCCTGCTCTGGGGTACCGAGGCGATTTCCCTGGGGGCCACCAACGTCCTGGTCGGCGTGCTTCTGTATCTATACTGCCTGCTGCCCATTGGAGACATATCGAAGGCCTACATGAAGGATGCCGTCTTTTTTATCGCCGGGGTGCTCATCCTGGCGGCGGCCGTGGGCGTCACCCGGCTTGACCGCCGGATCGGCTTTATCCTGCTGGGGAAGATCAAATCGCTCAAGGGCTTCTGTTTTCTTTTTTTCCCGGCCCTGGCCATGCTTTCGAGCTTTCTGTCCGAGCATGCCCTGATCGCGCTGTTATGCCCCATCCTGGTCCTGGTGTACATGGCCGGCGAACAGGCGGGGTTGAACAAGAAACAACTGCACGCCCTTGCCTGCGCCCTGTTTTTAGGGATTTGCTTTGCCGGCAATATCGGCGGCTCCGGCTCGCCGGCCGTGGGCGGCCGCGCCGCCATCATGGTCGGTTATTTCAGCGAATACGGCCTGCCGATAAGTTTCGGCCAGTGGATGATGTACGGCCTGCCGATCGTACCCATCCTGGCCATGGCCTGCGGCCTGTGGGTGTATTTTTCCATGGTCGTGAAAACCGGCCCCGGTCAGCAGCTTAATATCGGCGAAGTCATGCGCAAGAACGTGGAGGGCATGGGGCCGCTGCGCGGCAAGGAACTGCTGATGGCCGTACTCTTTGCGGCCCAGATCTTTCTCTGGATGTTCGCCAGTGATACCCTGGGTCTCGGCGGCGCCACCTTTGTGGTGGTCTTCCTCATCCTGTTCTTACGGTTGATGACCTGGGAACAGGTGCAGAAAAGGGTGCGTTTTGATGTGGTCGGCCTCTATGCCGGGGCCTGCGCCATGGGTGTGGCCCTGAAATACACCGGGGCCGGCGTCTGGGTGGCCCGGGAGTTTGTCGGCCTCCTGCCGGACTATTTCTCCAGCGGCATGGGAATTGTCATGGCGGCCAGCATGGTCACCACCATCATTACCAATTTCATGAGCGACGGCGCCGCGGTTGGCGCCATCGGCCCGGTGGTCCTGCCCATGGCCGCCATGGGCGGCGTGCATCTGTGGAAGGTCGGTCTGGCCTGTTCCTTCGGCTCTTCCTATGCCCATGCTATGATCGTCGGCACGGTCAACAATGCCATTGCCTACGGCATGGCCGTCCATCCCGAGACCGGCAAGCAGCTCCTGACCCCCCTGGACTTTCTCAAATACGGTCTGCCCTTTGTGGTCATCTCCGTGGTCCTTTTGTGGGTCGGGGCATTTTACGGATACTGGCAGCTCCTGCCGTGGCCGGCGATTAAATAGCGGCATGATCAGATTGTGGACTATGAGGATGTGGACTTGAATGCAAAGATGCCAGCAGCGCCTGGCAGACAATGCGGCAGGCCTGGTCCCCGGCTGGGCAGATTCTGGGTTGCTGCCGGGCTGCTGGGGTTCTTGCTGATCGCAACCAATATGGTTGCGCGTGGCGCCGACAGCCGACTTTTTACGGATGCCGAGGCCCGTTTTTCCCTTGCCGTCCCTGAAACCGCGTTCAGGCTTGCTGCGGAGCAGCCAAGCCCGGTTTCCATGACACCGGCGCAGCTTCGATTGGCCAGGGAGGCCTTGGAAAAATATGATGCCCCCCTGGTTCTTTCGCAAGATCAGCCTGACCGAACCAATGACAGTCATCTCGTCATTCTGGGCATTAAAACCCACCGGCATGTAACACAGCGTTTCGGTTTTTATGAAGATTATTTATCCGCAGATGAGTTTTTTGACGTTGCCACGATCCTTAAATTTACCGACGCCATCCGCATGCGCCATATCCAGCAGGGGGCGGAAGACGCTGTCATTGAAAACCTGGTTCTGGGAAAAAAGAATGCGCGTATCAGCTTCACCTGCAGGTATGGATTTCCCGGGGAAGATGAGGTAAGAGAATACCATGGGGTTTATCTGGGTCGCACCCACCTTGTTTACCTTGATCTGCTGGTTGCCGCCGGTGCCGACCAGACCCTGTATGAAAGCCGGTTTCATGACATCGCCGCTTCCCTGGTCTTTGAGCCGGGTTTTGCGGCGCGAGAATCCTTGATCAGCGCTTTTATGAGCAAGGTGGCCGCATACGAAGTGTTTGACGTCCGGCTTTCCAGGATCGCCAGAGCAACGCTGCATATAGTTTTTATCATAGTCTTGCTGAACATTGCCCTTGATCGTCTTGCCGGCTTTCGGCAACGGCGCAATAAACAAATGAATTTGTTAGAAAAAAATAAAGGTATAGTCAGATTTGTCACCGTCCCGGTGGGGCTGCTTGCCTATCTGCTGATTATTTAACAATGGAGAAAACACCATGGATAACTTCAGGGTATTGATTGTTGATGATGAGGATGATTTTCGGGAAAGTCTGGTCAACCGTTTTGCAAAGAGAGGCCTGAGCGTCACCGGCGTTGAAAGCGGGGAGGAGGCCCTGAAAATATTGGGCGAAAAACTCTTTGACGTGGTTATTCTGGATGTCAAGATGCCGGGCATGGACGGCATTGAGACCCTAAGAAAAATGAAGATGATGAAACCGCTCATGGAGGTAATTATGCTCACCGGCCATGCCACCATTGAGTCCGGGGTTGAAGGCATGAAGCTGGGGGCCTGCGAGTATGTGGTCAAACCGGCGGACATCAACGTCATGCTGGATAAGATGCGTAAGGCCTACGAGAGGAAAAAGGCGCGGGAAGAGGAGATCATGCAGTGTAAGATCAGCGAGCTGGAAGCTCATCCGGGACGGGTCTTTAAACAGATCAAGGAAAAAAAATAATCGTCCGGCGCTCTCATCCGCCAGCCGTCCGGCCTTCACAATTACGGCAAGAATAAAAAGAATAAAAAGAGGTTTGTCATGCAAAACGATAAAGAGAGAAAGGTAAGGGACCTGATGATTCCCATCAAGGACTATGGCGCTATTTCCACGGAGCAATCCATCAAGGATGCCTTTGAAGTTCTGGATAATTCGGGACATCGGGCGGTCCTGGTTCTGGATGAAAAAAAGAAGCCGGTGGGAATATTGAGCGTCAGGGATATCCTTCTGGGGCTGGATCCGAAGTACAATGCCCAAAGAGGTGACGTCAGTTCAATGGGTGAATCCTGGTTTACCCGGGAAACATTCAAGGACTATCCGGTGTTTTATTACGAGGGCCAATTTTCAGGACAGTGCAAGGCAGAGGTAGAAAAAAAGGCCAAGGAGATCATGGCGCCCATTGAACTTACCATAGATGAAGAGGCCCCCCTCGCCGAGGCTGTCCACGTAATGGTGTCCGGTAATATAGGCCGTCTGCCGGTGCGGAAAGGTGACGAAATCATCGGCATGATCAGACTCATGGAGATCTTCAATGAGATGAAGAAGGTCATCCTCGGACATTAGAGCGGCGGCAAACAAAATATGCCGGCCGTGCTGAAAAAATATTAATCGCGGCGTTAAGGTGTCGGGTGTCAGGCATCAGGATACTGTTATTTGGGTGTTATCTGACACCTGAACAACATTAAAAAACATGGCTGAAACAATGGAAGTATTTATTGGCCTGGCATTGGGGGCCGAGACCACCGAAACGGTTCTTCGTTTGACGATGGGAGCGTTGTTGGGCGGAATCATCGGCTATGAGAGGCAGGTACATGGGAGGTCCGCCGGCTTAAGGACCCAGATGCTCACCTGCATCGCTTCGGTCCTGATAATACTGGTTTCCGAACATTTCTACCTGCTGAGCGTCATTGATCCCTCCTTCATCCGCATAGATCCGGGACGCATTGCCGCCGGCGCCATAACCGGCATCGGTTTTCTGGGGGCCGGTGTTATCATCAAAACCGGCGCCTCCATACAGGGTCTTACCACCGCGGCCTGTCTGTGGATGGTCTCCGCCATCGGCATTGCTGTCGGCACCGGCCTCTATATCCCGGCGGCGGTTGCCTGCGGACTGACGGTCATCAGCCTGAATATCGGGCGAATTATCGGCAATAAATCAACGAGTATTCTTTGCAGGAATCTTCCCGTTATCGCCGGGCAGGATTTTAAGGATGAACAGGTTTTATCCGTGTTCGGCAGACATAAGGCCATAATACATGACATTTTTTTAACTGCCTCAAGGCGTGAAATTTCGTTGATTATGAAATAGATATCCCGCGGGAAGAGACGGCCTGTCGTTACACCTTTTCCATAAAGAATTCCACGCCATTGAAGTTTCTCTTTAACGAAATTTCACGCCTTGAGGCAGTTAAAAAAGTGATTGTTAACAGTTGATTAATTCGTAACAAGCCGAATTCATCCGTAAAAAAGCTGTTTATTTGTTTTTACAAGGGGACCGGAGATGTATTTTCAGACGGCGGGCATAGAAGTAGCGTTATGGATACCCCCGCTCGTGGCTTTCTGTATCTCTTTTTTTACCTCCATGGGCGGGGTTTCCGGCGCCTTTTTGCTGCTTCCCTTCCAGGTGAGCGTGCTTGGCTTTACCAGCCCGGCGGTAAGCGCCACCAACCAGCTTTTTAACATCGTCGCCATTCCGAGCGGGGTTTATCGCTATATCAAAGAGGGCCGTATGGTGTGGCCGCTCACCTGGGCCGTTATTATCGGCACCCTGCCGGGGGTGCTCATCGGTGCGATTCTACGTATCCGCTATCTTCCCGATCCGAGAAATTTCAAGATGTTTGCCGGTCTGGTTCTCCTCTATATCGGCGGCAGACTGGTAAGGGACCTGCTGAAAAAAAAGACCGGCCCAGGCAACAAAGCCTCGGTGGAGGAGCAGTTTCAGGTCCTTGTTAAAGATTCCCGGCGGGCAAATGTCGGCAGCCGGACGGGAGGCAGGGATGAGCTGCCGCGGATTGTGGTCAGAAAGTTTTCCCTCTTCCGCATCGTCTATGATTTCCATGGCCGAACCTTTAGCATAAGCACCATGGGCATACTGTCGTTGAGCCTGGTGGTCGGCATTGTCGGCGGGGTGTACGGCATCGGCGGCGGCGCTATCATCGCGCCGTTTTTTGTCAGTTTCTTCGGGCTTCCGGTGTATACCGTGGCCGGAGCGGCGCTGATGGGCACCTTTGTCACCTCGGTGGCGGGTGTCGCCTTTTATCAGCTTATGGCCCCACTTTACCCGGGCATGGCCATAGCACCGGACTGGGCACTGGGTTTTCTGTTCGGCATCGGCGGCTTTGCCGGCATGTACTGCGGCGCAAGACTTCAGAAATTCGTGCCCGCCGGAATTATCAAATGGATACTTGCCTGCTGTATCCTCTTTCCCGCTATAAAATATCTGGTGGAATTTTTCAGATAATATTGAGCATCTTGCAAAATGAGCAATCTACTCCGATCGGCTAAAAATACCCTGTGCGGCGTTTTCAGTGCCAAATCGTCCTCGCCGTAGCGCTGCTAAGCCTCCGGTCGATTTCACACTTTATCCTTGCTCAGCGCATTTTTATCTCGATCTCGCTACGATCTTCATTTTGCAAGAGGCTCTATTGTAATGTAATTCCGGTGCTGAACCGCCAGCTTGCAAGGCAGGAAAAATCTTCTCCCCGCGGCCTGGTCACCTTCAACCTGTCTAGCGAGTCCTGCCATGGAATATCTGCTTGTTTCCGTTACAGCGCTGTTTGTTGCCGGTCTTACCTTTTTCTCGGGTTTCGGACTCGGCACCCTGCTGATGCCGGTTTTTGCCGTTTTCTTTCCGGTGAAAATCGCGATTGCCGCAACGGCAATGGTTCATCTGGCCAATAATATTTTCAAGGTTCTTCTGGTCGGCAGACATGCTAAACTGAAAATTGTGCTGCTCTTTGCCCTGCCCGGGGCGATTGCCGCTGTCTGCGGCGCCTTGCTGCTCAATTATGTTGCCAGTTTTTCAGTCCTTGCCGAATATGATCTTTTCGGCGGAACAATTTACATTACCCCCGTAAAAATAGTTATTGCCGGCCTGATAATCACTATCGCCGGCGTCGAGTTAAGCCCTTATTTCCGGCATATTGCCTTTGACGCAAAATTTATTCCGCTGGGCGGCATTCTTTCCGGTTTTCTGGGCGGCCTGTCCGGTCATCAGGGGGCGCTGCGCACGGCCTTTCTCGTCCGTGCCGGCCTGGACAAAAGGTCATTAATCGGTACTATGGTCGTTGCCGCCGTGGTCGTGGATCTCTCCCGCCTGGTCATCTATGGCCTCACCTTCCTGCATCATGATTTTTCCGTCCTGCGCGAACAGGGAGTCATCGGCCTGATAATGATTGGGTCATTCTCGGCATTTGCCGGTTCATTCGCCGGTTCGCGCCTGCTGGGGAAAATGACCATAACCGGACTCCGGCGATTCATTGCCATGATGCTGATTATGCTGGCGTTGGCCATGGGCATCGGGATAATATGAGATATGATGTAAACGAGAACTCACTAATCCAAATTATTTGCGTCTAAAATTAAGGTCCGTGTTTGTTTGCAGCCTCGTTAATTTTTTCCACCAGCTCGTTGATATCAACCGGTTTCATCAGATAGTCGAAAAGTCCCCGACGCATTCCTTCGATGCCGCTGGCGGTGGAGCCATGGCCGGTCAGCATTATGACTTCAATGGCGGGATTGTGCTGTTTGATCATGGCCAGAGTCGCCAGGCCGTCCACTCCCGGCATTTTCAAATCTAAAATGATCACTTCGGGAGTCCAGCCGGTTTGAAAAAGCACGAAGGCCTGGTCAGCGCTCTCCACGGCCTTGCTTTCATAATCTCGCAGATCAAGACGTTCCGCCAGGGTAGTGGCAAATTCCATTTCATCGTCTATGATAAGAACCTTAATTTTTGTCATTGCCGGTTTCCTCTGTATTATCCGTGACGGCAGGAAAAAGAATGCTGAATGTCGTGCCGACTCCCGGCTCGCTGTTCACGGTTATATCGCCGCCGAGTTTTTTCACTATCCCATAGGAGATCGACAGGCCAAGCCCTGTCCCTTGCTGGTCTTTGCCTTTCTTGGTGGTAAAGAACGGTTCAAAAATGTTTTTCGCAATTTCCGGCGCAATGCCGGGGCCGTTATCGCTGATATCAACCTGGAGCGTTCCGCGCGCCGTTTCCTGGACGGAGATACTGATTTCGCCGCCTTCGCCCACGGCATCGATGGCATTGTTGATGATGTTCAGAAATATCTGCTGCAGTTGTCCCCGGTCACTCTGAATGGCCGGCAGATTGGGGTGAAAGAATTTTTCGATCGTTATATTGCGATAGGCCGCCCCCTTGTCGAGAAATCCCAGGACTTCCTCAATAACTTCAGGGAGTGCGATTCGTTCAAGCTTAACCTCCATGCGGCGGGCAAAACTGAGAAGGCGGTGGGTGATCACCCGACTGCGGGACACCGCGTTTTCCAGCGAATCGAGTTGCGCGAGGAATTTTTCCCGGTATGGGAAATCATTGGC from Desulfobacterales bacterium encodes:
- a CDS encoding ATP-binding protein — encoded protein: MASKKHRILQRKIICMALFFAIVPLSSLGLTIYYQFRVAYTTRIMQDLKNMAENRQHTIAIFLKERTAQLSLLVDGYTFNRLKDQEGLEEAFSSLQRHSRSFVDLGVIDADGRHLAYVGPYNLKKQNYRDTDWFNLALVNDKYISDVFMGFRKVPHFIIAVRGWSGDKPWILRATINSEVFDNIVGSAQVGENGDAFIINKEGILQTKPRSGGNVLEQSEYSGLIKAGFGNRVAMKGIGGEKALFATRWIKDKTWLLVIKQSPQHELRPLTIARFISIVVFVGGFFVILLSGFFITRLMMARLIQSEREKAALDDRLIQSSKMAALGKLAAGIAHEVNNPLAVIKEKAGWIQDLLEEEDVANSVNFKEFSDSLDKIDRHVERARKVTHRLLGFARRMEPMNERVNVNRVLDETISFLENEAKFNNIAILTDYFEELPETMSDSAQLQQVFLNILDNAIDAIGKNGEVKIQTTYNSEEKYIAVLFFDNGPGIPEEVQKKIFDPFYTTREVGKGTGLGLSISYSIMEKLGGRISVDSQDGHGTVFTIILPMKKG
- a CDS encoding response regulator — encoded protein: MPEFNVLVVDDEEDFRDTLVKRLRKRNLDVQGVESGQKALELLDKVRFDVVILDVKMPGIDGVETLQEIKRKKPLIEVIMLTGHGSVEMGIQGMKLGAFEYVMKPADIDGLMEKMRRACKKKFFHEEKIRQTKEP
- a CDS encoding ATP-binding protein, which codes for MNNTFYENMIEGTTIPLMVVNGAGRIFFANKSSEVFTGYDINMLLQLNIRDLCAPYEQDRYIFFTLPKIRETTEVDIDLLRNDSQVFMASISFAPFQHEQTPYLLLTMQDVTAKRVQEGKTRAEEERYRRLLAERNVLQEQVNQSSKLACMGELAAGVAHEINNPLGIILGFVEDMLNETPEDHPLFETLKIIEQESCRCVGVVKDLLDFARQKPPERTCTDIRQLLEDSVSLLSPQIKKHKIRVMKTEEEELPCLEIDSHLIQQVFLNVMINAVQAMPDGGRLGLDINRVAERQQQDDQCLIRVTVTDTGHGIAAKEIDRIFDPFFSTKGSKGTGLGLSVCKRIMDDHFGRIAIENNKSGGITCSLFFPIHD
- a CDS encoding sigma-54 dependent transcriptional regulator, which produces MLAKILVVDDEQNMLKLFQKILGKEAFTISTAESGTEALGLLDQENFDLIISDILMPKMSGMELMKEVKTHHPDIPFIVITAHGSIGSAVEAMKAGAFDYLTKPFRKDDILLVINKTLKYSRLHDEVRRLRMELKERDCFKEIIGNSKAMDGVLKLISKIADSQATVLIQGESGTGKELIARAIHDLSSRRDESFMGVDCSVLPEHLLQSELFGHVKGAFTGAVKEKKGLFFAAHGGTLFLDEIGNISPAVQLNLLRVLQEKEIKPVGSVTNIKVDVRVIVASNVDLQQAISNGTFRKDLYYRLAVVPVNLPPLRERAEDIAPLAHHFMRKYVKTYQKNISDITPGAMHALMANPWPGNVRELENFMERAVLLNSGRSIDETSLFFPATDGDTTQPGNGLNLLKSATRDLIRTKEKRAIATALREADGKKNRAAKLLGISRSTLYSKMKALGIEN
- a CDS encoding SLC13 family permease, with protein sequence MEHGVSATEGEHKLFSREWWIGDAGHKPLIILGLLAFFLSIVYVVPVPQSMVNLAQEQNATGAKYSSGTTNYVDSYKKLMKKKELTAEKMAWQMKLCVAVLFTIALLWGTEAISLGATNVLVGVLLYLYCLLPIGDISKAYMKDAVFFIAGVLILAAAVGVTRLDRRIGFILLGKIKSLKGFCFLFFPALAMLSSFLSEHALIALLCPILVLVYMAGEQAGLNKKQLHALACALFLGICFAGNIGGSGSPAVGGRAAIMVGYFSEYGLPISFGQWMMYGLPIVPILAMACGLWVYFSMVVKTGPGQQLNIGEVMRKNVEGMGPLRGKELLMAVLFAAQIFLWMFASDTLGLGGATFVVVFLILFLRLMTWEQVQKRVRFDVVGLYAGACAMGVALKYTGAGVWVAREFVGLLPDYFSSGMGIVMAASMVTTIITNFMSDGAAVGAIGPVVLPMAAMGGVHLWKVGLACSFGSSYAHAMIVGTVNNAIAYGMAVHPETGKQLLTPLDFLKYGLPFVVISVVLLWVGAFYGYWQLLPWPAIK